One Cervus canadensis isolate Bull #8, Minnesota chromosome 13, ASM1932006v1, whole genome shotgun sequence DNA segment encodes these proteins:
- the SELL gene encoding L-selectin: MLCPWKCQNAQRDLWNVFKLWVWIMLCCDFFAHRGTDCWTYHYSRRPMPWEKARAFCRGNYTDLVAIQNKGEIEYLNKTLPFSRTYYWIGIRKVEGVWTWVGTNKSLTEEAKNWGEGEPNNRKSKEDCVEIYIKRVKDSGKWNDDSCHKAKTALCYTASCKPWSCSGHGQCVEVINNYTCNCDLGYYGTECQFVTQCVPLEAPELGTMACTHPLGNFSFTSQCAFNCSKGTDIMGIEETTCGPFGNWSSPEPTCRVIQCEPLTAPNLGTMACNHPLVDFGFSSTCTFSCSEEAELTGEKKTVCGLSGNWSSPSPVCQKINRTISINEESDYNPLFIPVAVMVTVFSGLIFIICLARRLKKSKKSRRSTVDAY, from the exons ATG CTATGTCCATGGAAATGTCAAAATGCTCAGAGGGACTTATGGAATGTCTTTAAACTGTGGGTCTGGATTATGCTCTGTTGTG ATTTCTTTGCGCATCGTGGAACCGATTGCTGGACTTACCATTATTCTAGAAGACCCATGCCCTGGGAAAAGGCTAGAGCGTTCTGCAGGGGAAATTACACAGATTTAGTTGCCATACAAAACAAGGGAGAGATCGAATACCTGAATAAGACGCTTCCCTTCAGTCGTACTTACTACTGGATTGGCATCCGGAAAGTAGAAGGGGTGTGGACTTGGGTGGGAACCAACAAATCTCTCACTGAAGAAGCAAAGAACTGGGGCGAAGGGGAGCCCAACAACAGGAAGAGTAAGGAGGACTGTGTGGAAATCTACATCAAGAGGGTCAAAGACTCGGGGAAATGGAATGATGATTCCTGCCACAAAGCAAAGACAGCCCTCTGCTACACAG CTTCTTGTAAACCCTGGTCATGCAGCGGCCATGGACAATGTGTGGAAGTCATCAATAATTACACCTGCAACTGTGATTTGGGGTACTACGGGACCGAGTGTCAGTTCG TGACTCAGTGTGTGCCTCTGGAGGCCCCAGAGCTGGGTACCATGGCCTGTACTCACCCTTTGGGAAACTTCAGCTTCACGTCGCAGTGTGCCTTCAACTGCTCTAAGGGAACAGACATAATGGGGATTGAAGAAACCACTTGTGGACCATTTGGAAATTGGTCATCTCCAGAACCAACCTGTCGAG tGATTCAATGTGAGCCTCTAACAGCACCCAATTTGGGAACCATGGCCTGTAATCACCCCCTTGTCGACTTCGGCTTTTCTTCCACATGCACCTTCAGTTGTTCAGAAGAAGCTGAGTTAACTGGGGAGAAAAAAACTGTTTGTGGATTGTCTGGAAATTGGTCCAGCCCTAGTCCAGTATGTCAAA aaataaacaggACTATCTCAATAAACGAAGAGAGTGATTATAACCCCCTCTTCATCCCGGTGGCAGTCATGGTTACCGTATTCTCTGGGTTGATATTTATCATTTGCCTGGCAAGGAGACTAAAAAAAA gCAAAAAGTCTCGGAGAAG CACGGTTGATGCATATTAA